From the genome of Oenanthe melanoleuca isolate GR-GAL-2019-014 unplaced genomic scaffold, OMel1.0 S254, whole genome shotgun sequence, one region includes:
- the LOC130266812 gene encoding myogenesis-regulating glycosidase-like, with protein sequence MDTQITHRSGKHGNFPKGEAKERHLTEVVTPVKQKPSKELRPMLGAILLGLILFIAAVVAWCYYTVSLRKAERLKTELMDLRADGFVIRNQHGEVVFRLAFRSGSLDLESCSKEGEILSCSRSSRGPLNFFIQTVKPKDTVMCYRVRWEELAAGPAVEHTMFWEDAHWYGGSEMSTQHWPIRLAGYQEPVPYVTSDVYSFRDSFGGILERYWLSSKAAAIKINDSVPFHLGFNATERALFFQARYKDSPYKPPPGQQPFPELSYRVCVGSDVTSIHKYMVRRYFNKPSKIPAENAFRYPIWSTWALYKKDINQDKVLKFARDIKKYHFNCSHIEIDDMYTQAYGDFDFDPVKFPNVTEMFAKLREDGFKVTLWIHPFIHIDSPSYEVGIERQLFIKEPLGRLPAMVEWWNGIGAILDFTNPAARNWFQSHLRQLQHKYGISSFKFDAGETSYLPKQFSTFRPLSDPSIWSRRYTEMAIPFYELAEVRVGYQSQNISCFFRIIDRDSVWGYELGLKSLIPTVLTISMLGYPFVLPDMIGGNFLPNKTEGAVEIPDRELYVRWLELSAFMPSMQFSIPPWLYDKEVVEIAQKFMELHELLVAPLLLELAGEVTDTGDPIIRPIWWISPRDEATHRIDSQFLIGDTLMVAPVLEMGKQERDVYLPAGKWRSYKGELFEKTPVLLTDYPVDLDEVAYFLWVS encoded by the coding sequence CCATGCTGGGCGCCATCTTGCTGGGCCTCATCCTGTTCATTGCTGCCGTGGTGGCCTGGTGCTACTACACGGTGTCCCTGAGGAAGGCGGAGCGGCTCAAGACGGAGCTGATGGACCTGCGGGCGGACGGCTTCGTCATCCGCAACCAGCACGGGGAGGTGGTGTTCCGGCTGGCCTTCCGCTCGGGCAGCCTGGACCTGGAGTCGTGCTCCAAGGAGGGCGAGATCCTGAGCTGCTCGCGCTCCAGCCGGGGGCCGCTCAACTTCTTCATCCAGACGGTGAAGCCCAAGGACACGGTGATGTGCTACCGCGTGCGCTGGGAGGAGCTGGCGGCCGGCCCGGCCGTGGAGCACACCATGTTCTGGGAGGACGCCCACTGGTACGGGGGCTCGGAGATGAGCACCCAGCACTGGCCCATCCGCCTGGCCGGCTACCAGGAGCCCGTGCCCTACGTGACCAGCGACGTCTACTCCTTCCGCGACAGCTTTGGCGGCATCCTCGAGCGCTACTGGCTCTCCTCCAAGGCGGCAGCCATCAAGATCAACGACTCCGTGCCCTTCCACCTGGGCTTCAACGCCACCGAGCGCGCCCTCTTCTTCCAGGCGCGCTACAAGGACTCGCCCTACAAGCCCCCCCCGGGCCAGCAGCCCTTCCCCGAGCTCAGCTACCGCGTCTGCGTGGGCTCCGACGTCACCTCCATCCACAAGTACATGGTGCGCAGGTACTTCAACAAGCCCTCCAAGATCCCTGCTGAGAACGCCTTCCGGTACCCCATATGGTCCACGTGGGCCCTCTACAAAAAAGATATAAATCAGGATAAAGTTCTAAAATTTGCAAGAGACATTAAGAAATACCATTTTAACTGCAGCCACATTGAGATTGATGACATGTACACCCAAGCCTACGGGGACTTTGACTTTGACCCTGTCAAGTTCCCCAATGTAACAGAGATGTTTGCAAAGCTGAGGGAAGATGGATTTAAGGTCACTCTGTGGATTCATCCTTTTATACACATAGATTCTCCCAGTTATGAAGTGGGGATTGAGCGTCAGCTGTTCATCAAGGAGCCATTGGGGCGGCTGCCAGCCATGGTGGAGTGGTGGAATGGCATCGGGGCCATCCTGGACTTCACCAACCCAGCAGCCCGCAACTGGTTCCAGAGCCACCTGCGCCAGCTCCAGCACAAGTACGGCATCTCGTCCTTCAAGTTTGACGCGGGCGAGACCAGCTACCTGCCCAAGCAGTTCAGCACCTTCCGCCCACTGTCGGACCCCAGCATCTGGTCCCGGCGCTACACGGAGATGGCCATCCCCTTCTACGAGCTGGCCGAGGTGCGGGTGGGCTACCAGTCACAGAACATCTCCTGCTTCTTCCGCATCATTGACCGCGACTCCGTCTGGGGCTACGAGCTCGGCCTCAAGTCCCTCATCCCCACTGTCCTCACCATCAGCATGCTGGGGTACCCATTTGTACTGCCAGATATGATTGGAGGGAACTTCCTTCCCAACAAGACGGAGGGGGCAGTGGAGATCCCTGACCGGGAGCTGTACGTGCGCTGGCTGGAGCTGTCTGCCTTCATGCCCTCCATGCAGTTCTCCATCCCGCCCTGGCTCTACGACAAGGAGGTGGTGGAAATTGCGCAGAAGTTCATGGAGCTCCACGAGTTGCTGGTGGCTccgctgctgctggagctggccgGGGAGGTCACCGACACGGGCGACCCCATCATCCGTCCCATCTGGTGGATCTCGCCCCGCGACGAGGCCACTCACCGGATCGACTCCCAGTTCCTCATTGGGGACACCCTCATGGtggctcctgtgctggagaTGGGCAAGCAGGAGCGGGATGTCTACCTGCCAGCGGGCAAGTGGCGCAGCTACAAGGGGGAGCTGTTTGAGAAGACCCCAGTGCTGCTCACCGACTATCCCGTTGACCTGGATGAAGTTGCCTATTTCCTCTGGGTTTCCTAA